One genomic segment of Candidatus Berkiella aquae includes these proteins:
- a CDS encoding Rne/Rng family ribonuclease: protein MLINATQKEELRVALVDGQTLTDLDIERIGRTQKKASIYLGRVTRVEPSLEAAFVDYGPDRHGFLPLKEVAKEYFSPGSLNEGGRPNIRDALKPGQEIMVQVDKEERGNKGAALTTFIGLAGCYLVLMPNNPRAGGISRRIEGDERNDLKDALNQLPLPDGMGLIVRTAGVGRNIEELRWDLDVLLSQWQAILQAANERPAPFLIHRESDVIIRALRDYLRPDISEILVDSEEAYQHAKKHIQVVRPDFAERIKRYQDPIPLFNRFQIESQIESAFKREVLLENGASIVIDPTEALIAIDINSAKATEGSDIEETALQTNLAAAKEIARQLRLRDIGGLIVIDFIDMNSTRNQRMVENQLREELKADRARIQLGRISRFGLMEMSRQRLRPSLGDSSHVSCPRCDGQGVIRGIQSLGLALIRVIEDEAMKEHTRQVNIQVPVELGAYLLNDKRDAITQLEQRYGIRILVLPNPRFETPHYEINRLRADEASAQEDVPSYKFISRQETKDQTILQSKPAEKIDEPAIKQFTPPIAPTTGPMNREGIIKRIWSAMFGAGEKSEQTTTSSQSSSSSRSEGTREGHRHHGQRQNNRRGRHQRGSNRDRNENRDRHENRDRHENRDRHENRDRHENRDRHENRDRHENRDRHENRDRHENRDNRDNKEVRDNRERGGNRRNQNQRNRRHNQGRQRDDHQHKSNATVEHESVAMSSYDYQSAAPAPAMAETPAISVAQTPVATSAPVISAPPVAAPAPVALAPAAAAAPIAPVVAPVATAPVAPIAAPAPKAPVHTGLHRKAQDNTSFLKLTPQQEAAAKVTLSNEPVIVSETQHMTQISTKREAVITSAKPAEPVRMHIVKEKEKTSEDSSTE, encoded by the coding sequence ATGCTTATAAATGCCACGCAAAAAGAAGAATTGCGTGTCGCACTCGTCGATGGACAGACCCTCACTGATCTTGATATTGAAAGAATCGGTCGCACTCAGAAAAAAGCTAGCATTTACTTAGGGCGCGTTACACGCGTTGAGCCTAGCTTAGAAGCTGCATTTGTTGATTATGGTCCAGATAGACATGGATTTTTGCCGTTAAAAGAAGTTGCTAAAGAGTATTTCAGCCCAGGTTCTTTAAACGAAGGCGGACGCCCTAACATCCGCGATGCACTCAAACCTGGCCAAGAAATCATGGTTCAAGTTGACAAAGAAGAACGCGGCAATAAAGGGGCAGCACTGACAACCTTTATTGGTTTAGCGGGTTGCTACTTAGTCTTAATGCCCAATAACCCTCGTGCCGGTGGTATTTCAAGACGCATTGAAGGCGATGAACGTAACGATCTCAAAGATGCCCTGAATCAATTACCGCTTCCTGATGGAATGGGTTTAATCGTGAGAACAGCTGGTGTTGGACGTAATATCGAAGAATTACGTTGGGATTTAGATGTTCTTCTCAGTCAATGGCAAGCCATTTTGCAAGCCGCGAATGAACGCCCTGCTCCTTTTCTCATTCACCGTGAAAGTGATGTCATTATTCGCGCTTTACGGGATTACTTAAGACCCGATATTTCAGAAATTTTGGTTGACTCTGAAGAAGCTTATCAACATGCGAAAAAGCATATTCAAGTTGTCAGACCCGATTTTGCAGAGCGAATAAAGCGTTACCAAGATCCTATCCCCTTGTTTAATCGCTTCCAAATCGAAAGCCAAATTGAGTCTGCTTTCAAACGTGAGGTATTACTTGAAAATGGGGCATCTATTGTCATTGACCCAACAGAAGCTTTAATTGCCATTGATATTAACTCGGCAAAAGCAACCGAAGGTAGTGATATTGAAGAAACGGCTCTTCAAACCAATCTGGCTGCAGCGAAAGAAATTGCAAGACAATTACGCTTACGAGATATTGGTGGCTTGATTGTCATTGATTTCATTGACATGAATTCAACCCGAAATCAACGGATGGTCGAAAACCAATTAAGAGAAGAACTCAAAGCAGATCGTGCACGTATCCAATTAGGCAGAATCTCTCGATTTGGTTTAATGGAAATGTCTAGACAACGTTTGCGCCCTTCATTAGGTGATTCAAGCCATGTCTCTTGTCCACGTTGTGATGGACAGGGGGTCATTCGTGGCATTCAATCTTTAGGATTAGCGCTGATACGCGTTATTGAAGATGAAGCAATGAAAGAGCATACACGCCAAGTCAATATTCAAGTGCCTGTTGAATTAGGGGCTTATTTGCTCAATGACAAACGAGATGCGATTACCCAGCTCGAACAACGATATGGTATACGTATCTTGGTTTTACCCAATCCACGTTTTGAAACACCGCATTATGAGATCAATCGTCTTCGCGCTGATGAGGCCTCTGCTCAAGAAGATGTGCCCAGTTATAAATTTATCAGTCGTCAAGAAACCAAAGACCAAACGATTTTACAAAGCAAACCTGCTGAAAAGATCGATGAGCCTGCAATTAAGCAGTTTACCCCCCCGATTGCTCCAACAACCGGTCCTATGAATCGTGAGGGTATTATTAAACGCATTTGGTCTGCGATGTTTGGTGCAGGTGAAAAATCTGAGCAAACCACAACTTCTTCGCAATCCTCTTCATCGTCTCGCTCTGAAGGCACTAGAGAAGGACACCGTCACCACGGCCAAAGACAAAACAACCGCCGTGGCCGCCATCAACGTGGTAGTAATCGTGACAGGAATGAAAACCGCGACAGACATGAAAACCGCGACAGGCATGAAAACCGCGACAGACATGAAAACCGCGACAGACATGAAAACCGCGATAGACATGAAAACCGCGATAGACATGAAAACCGCGATAGACATGAAAACCGCGATAGACATGAAAACCGCGATAATCGAGATAATAAAGAAGTCAGAGATAATCGCGAACGTGGTGGTAATCGTCGTAATCAAAATCAACGCAATCGTCGACACAACCAAGGTCGTCAGCGCGATGATCACCAACATAAATCAAACGCCACGGTTGAACATGAATCCGTCGCAATGTCATCTTATGATTATCAAAGTGCAGCACCAGCTCCTGCAATGGCGGAAACACCTGCGATCTCTGTTGCGCAAACACCGGTGGCAACATCTGCTCCAGTGATTTCTGCACCACCTGTTGCAGCTCCAGCACCCGTTGCTTTAGCACCCGCTGCTGCTGCTGCACCTATTGCGCCGGTTGTTGCTCCTGTCGCAACAGCACCAGTAGCACCGATTGCTGCACCTGCGCCCAAAGCACCTGTACATACGGGGTTACATCGCAAAGCGCAAGACAACACCAGTTTCTTAAAACTCACACCACAGCAAGAAGCTGCTGCCAAAGTGACTTTAAGTAATGAACCGGTTATTGTCAGCGAAACTCAGCACATGACGCAAATTAGTACCAAACGCGAAGCGGTAATAACTAGCGCCAAGCCTGCAGAACCTGTGCGTATGCATATAGTAAAAGAAAAAGAAAAAACCTCTGAAGATAGCTCTACCGAGTAA